The genomic DNA TCGCGGTAATCGGCTTGTACCTGTTTTTCCCAATGGCTTGGGTCATGACTCATCAAAATTTTAAACGGGTACGATTCTGTTCCTTTGTGCGCATCTTCCATTTTCCCGTATTTAGGAAAGTGCATGTTTCCTCCCCAGTTCTCAATACCTAACAAAGCTATTTTTTCACCATTCTTCTCTAAGGCCACATGTTCATTCATTAATAATTTCCAGCCTGCATTAGCGTGAACAGCCATTAAGTTTTCCAGATTTTTACGCTTCGCTTCAGCACTCTCCCATTGTACATAATCTCCATAATCGTGATTGCCAAGTACCGAAAACACCCCATGCGGAGCTTTTAATTTCGCATAAATCTCTTCAAATCCTTGCGTCTCCTCCGCTTTATTATTAACTAAATCCCCGGTAAATAAAATCAAATCAGCCCCTTGCTTCATAACAATATCAAATGCTTCTTGAAGCGCTGAATTATTTAAGAAAGAACCCGTGTGAATATCGGAAATCTGTACAATTTTAAATCCATCGAAAGAATCAGGAATTTTTGAAGAGGGCACCTTTACCTGATGAATTTTATATTTATAGGCTCCTTTAAAAATTCCATATAAAAAACCAACAGCGGGTATAACCGTAAATGTAACAGCCAACTGACTCATAAACTTTAATCGGGAAATTTTATAAACACCTTCTTCTACCACTTCCTTTTTAACTGTTATCAATTTAAACAACCACCTGAAAAAACGAATGATGTCATCTATCAATAAAAAATTACATCCTATCAGCTTACAAACAAATAAAATAAGGCTAATGGCCATTACCATTCTAAAAAAACCATTCCAATTGGGAGGGGGGTAAATAAAGGCCGCAATTCCAATTAAAAAACTCAGGGCCGTAAACCCATAGGCGGTATATAAAATAAGGTCCCTTTTAATCCCCGTTAGGTCAATAACAAAGGTTTTCACGGCCTGTAAAAAGTAAAATTCTATTACGGCTACAACTAAAAATATAAGTATACTACTCCCAAACATGATAGGAAAACAAATGTAATTATTCCTTTTTTTACAAACATTCTTATTCTACAAACCAATGTTAATTATTTCCAAAATAGCCCTGTTTCAACACCGGGCATTCTTTTATCTTTGAATGATTATAGACCTTTGATTGTATGAGCAAAAAACTTAAAGTAGGCATTGTATTTGGTGGGCAAAGTAAGGAACGTGAAATTTCATTTGCCGGTGGAAGAACTGTTTACGACAATCTCAATAAATCTATATTTGAGGCAACCCCTATTTTTATTGACAGCTTCGGAAATTTTATAGAATTAAACTGGGAGTTTGTTTATAAAGGTACTATTCGTGACTTTTACCCCCCGGTAGATTTTTTACCCGGCGGTTCGCCATTTCAACTTTATGCTGAAAATTTAGGTGCTCTGAGTCAAGAACAACAAAATGCACTCATTTCTAAAATCGGAAAAAGACTTTCTATAGTAGAATTAAAACAAAAAATTGACTTCGCATTTTTGTGTTTACACGGGCCTTACGGTGAAGACGGAAGAATACAAGGTTTGTTTGAATATGTACAAATACCCTACAGCGGCTCCGGAATATTAGCCTCTGCTATAGGAATTGATAAAAGTGTACAAAAAGAATTAATGGTAAACAAGGGATTTAATAGCCCTAAATATTTAACCATTGCTAAAAAAGATTGGATTGAAGGAAAAATAAAAAATATTGTAGAGCTGGTTAAAAGCAAAGTGGGTTTTCCATGTGTGATAAAACCGGCTAATCAGGGTTCCAGTATTGGGGTAAGTATTTTAAATAATCCCAATGAGCTAGAATTAATGAGCGCCATCGAAAAAGCTTTGTTCACTAAATGGATGGACGCCAAAGCGTGGGAAACATTAACATCTGAGCAGAAAATAAATTTTATTAAAACGCTGAGTGATATCAGAGAGGGAATTGGAATGCCCATTCAAATTACATTTCCAAAAGAATTAAATTCACCTGTACTGTATGATCCCAATAAATTAATAGAGTATTTAGATGCTCATCTAAAAGCTGAATTACTTCCCACAAAAGAAAATGGATTTGTGCTGGAAAGTTTAGACGGAGAAAGTACGGTGCTAATTGAAGAGTTTATAGATGGAAAAGAGTTTAGTTGTATTGTATTGGAAAATGAAGAGGGAAAGGCCATAGCACTACCACCAACAGAAATCAGAAAAGGAAAAGAATTATTTGATTACCGCAGTAAATACTTACCGGGATTATCCCGAAAAATAACTCCAATTGATTTACCGGATACGCAGATTGAAGCTATACGAATGGAGTGCGAAAAACTATTTGGTGAATTGCATTTTGATGTATATGCCCGAATTGATGGATTTCTAAGTAAATCGGGTAAAATATTTTTAAATGATCCAAACACCACCAGCGGAATGATGCCGTCCTCTTTCTTTTTTCATCAGGCTGCCGAAATAGGATTAAATCCTTCACAGTTTTTAACCTTCATTATTCGAACTTCTTTAGCTAAAAGATTTTTACAGTCTAAAGGTAATACGCACTTTCAGAATCTGTTATCACAGCTGGATGCTTTAATTTTTAGTGATAAAAACGCCTTATCTAATAAAATTAATGTTGCGGTAATTTTAGGTGGTTATTCATCTGAACGACATATTTCTGTTGAAAGCGGAAGAAATGTATTTGAGAAATTAGCTTCTTCCGAAAAATATTTTCCAATCCCGGTTTTTCTTACGGGAAATGCGGAAGACCATCAAATGTATCAGCTCCCTATCAATTTATTATTAAAAGACAACGCAGATGACATAAAAGAAAAAGTAGAAAACTTCAAAATTCATCCTGTGATAGAAAATATCCGAAAGCAATGTGAATCCATTACTCAAAAATATGCGGCCGCTAATTTAATATCAGCACCTGAAAAAATAACCTATCAAAACCTAAAAGATAAAGCTCAACAAGTATTTATTGCCCTACATGGCAGGCCGGGAGAAGACGGAGCCGTGCAGGAAAAGCTTGAAGTAATTGGCCTGCCTTACAACGGATCTGACAGGGAAAGTTCATCATTAACCATTGATAAATATAAAACAAACGAAATTTTAAAAGCAAATGGATTTTTGGTCGCCGAACACGCCCTGGTAAGTAAAGTAATGTGGGAGAAAAATAAAACAGAAGTAGAAACTCTTTTAAATAACACCATTAAATATCCTTTTATCGCCAAACCTGTTGATGATGGGTGTAGTAGCGCGGTGAAAAAAATTAAAACCTTTGCTGAGTTTGAGGCATTTTGTAAACTTATATTTCGAAGTGATGATTTGTTGGATGCGGCAGCTTCTGAGCTCCTACACATAAAAGCAAAAGAAGAATTCCCTCAAAAAAATGTAATACTGGTTGAAGAATTAATTAGCAAAAAAGACGCCACACACTTTTTAGAAATTACCGGCGGAATGCTAACGAGATTTAACGAGAAACATCAAATTGAATATGAAGTTTTTGAAGCTTCAGAAGCATTGGCTGACGGAGATGTTTTAAGTTTGGAAGAAAAGTTTTTAGCCGGACAAGGACAAAATATTACTCCGGCACGTTATTCAAAAAACTCTTTTGAGCGTCAGAAAATCAGTGATGAAGTTAAAAAACAACTTGGTGCTGCCGCAAAAGTACTTGGTGTAACGGGTTATTGCAGAATTGATGCTTTTGTAAGAATTTTTGAAAACTGCAAAACAGAAGTAATTTTTATTGAAGTAAATTCTTTACCCGGCATGACGCCTGCAACCTGCATCTTTCATCAGGCAGCAATCAACCAATACAAACCTTACGAATTTATAGATAAAATTTTAGGATTTGGTAACGCCCGATTAATTGGTGTAAAGTAATGAGGATTCGTTTTGAAATTTGAATCTTTAAATTTTAATCCAGCTTTCCGGGAATATATTTCGAGGTGACAATTCGAAAGTAGAATTAACCCATTCTATTGGAGCTATTATTTTTTTGTCTTGGTGCTTTCCTAAATACGCCCCCCACCAAGAAAAAGTGCTGTTTGAGGTAATATAACTTTTACATATACTCATTAAATGCAAATCAGCAGCCATTCCTTTTTTAGATTTTTCGGTTTCAACAAAAACGGCATTAGTAATGAAGTCCAAATTCTTTTTACACCAATCTAAATCTTCTGAAAAAATAAAAAATTTACAATTTTTATTTTCGTTAATAAAATAATTAATCGCTTTTTGATAATATTCAATACTCAGTGTATTATAACCCAAATGCACTCGCTTAACCTTTTTTTGATTGTCCAATACAACGTCTTCCCTGCGAACATGCAAAGAAACCGCATAATTACTATTTAAAATTTCCCGTTCGTAATTAGAATTAGTAAGCAATTCTTCCTTTATAGTCAATTCATTTATAATTTCTCCTCTACATGCTTCAAAATACTTTTCGCTTTGCCAACGCCCAACAACACAGGCATTATCTGAAGTTTCTAAATAGACTGGATTAAAAAGATTCCCCTCTTGAATAATCAAATTTCTGGGATGAACGAATTTTTGAAATTTGTAAAGTAATCTTTGAAAAATATTACCATTAGGATACCCATTATAAAAAGCAATTTCATTTTCATTAGCTAATTCATATTTAAAATTGAAAATATCCAGTTCAAAATCTCTTTTTATGGCATTGTCAGCATTATTGGAAGAGTTTAATAAGGTAAGGTCTAATTTTAAAACAGTGTTGTTTTTGAGTGCAAGTGTTTTACCAAACGCATATTGAAACATTTGATTCCCTAATCCTCCTTGTAATCTTACTATGATCATTTATTTACAAATTATCAATAAAATAATTGCAAACTTTTTCCATTAAATGTACCCTGTCCTTGCCAAGCACATTATGCTCATGGCCGGGATAAACATAATAATCAAGTTGTACCCCCTTTTCAACTGCCTTTTTCTGATATAAAATGCTGTGTTGCCAAACTACCACATTATCTTGGGCACCGTGAATCATTAATAATTTACCTTTCAGGTTTTGAACATGATTTAATAAATTATTTTTTTCATAGCCCTCTTTATTCTCCTGCGGCGTATCCATATAACGTTCTCCATACATGATTTCATAATAACTCCAGTCGATCACCGGACCGCCGGCCACGCCTACTTTATATACTCCCGGATTACGGGTCATTAACGAAGTGGTCATAAACCCCCCATAACTCCAGCCATGCACGCCAATTCTGTTTGCATCAACATAGGGTAACGATTTGAGATATTCAACTCCTTTTAACTGGTCTTCCATTTCGCAAGTTCCAATTTGTCGGTGAATTGCCTGCTCCCAAGCTTTACCTCTATAAGAAGTTCCTCTTCCATCTAAAGTAAAAACTATAAATCCTTTTTGCGCCATGTATTGATACCATAATTCTCCTCCCGCCATCCAGGTATTGGTTACCTGTTGTGAATGGGGACCATTATACAAATACACTAAAACCGGATATTTTTTTGTGCTGTCAAAATTGACCGGCCAAAACATTCTACTGTATAAATCTACGTTTTCTTTATTCTTTAAGGTAAACATTTTCCACTTGCCCAATTGATACTCGTTTACCGGATTATCTGCCTTAAAAATATTTTTTGAGCTTGCGTTTTTTACCTGAATTACATTGTATTCGCGTGGAATATTACACGACGTGAAGTTGTCAATTATAAAAGTTTTGTTTTCGTTTAAAAAACATGAATGAAAGCCGTTTCCTGAGGTAAGGCGTTTTACTTGTCCGCTTTTAATATTTACGCTGTAAAAATCTTGATTCACCGGCGATTGTTCATTTGCGTGAAAAAAGGCCCATTCACCTTTCTCATCGAAACCATTAAATTCTTTTACTTCCCAGTTTCCTTTGGTAAGTTGTTTTAACTCCTTTCCATTTCTGTCGTATAAATATAAGTGGTTGTACCCATCTTTCCGGCTATGCCATATAAATTGTGAGGAATTATTCTTTAAAAAAAACATAGGTTTTTGTGGCTCAACGTATTTATCATCCTTTTCTTCAAATAGGGTTTTAACATATTTGCCGTCGCTCACATTATACTCATTTAATTTAAAATGATTTTGTTCTCGATTTAAAACAGCGATATATATTTTTGTTTCATCGGGACTCCAAGAAACGTTAGTTAAATACTGGTCTTTAGGGCCTTCTGTTTGCAGGTAAATTGTAGTTTTAGTGGTAAGATTATAAACACCTAAGGTTACGTAATGACTTTTATTACCGGCCATGGGGTATTTCATGTTTTTATTCTGAGCGGGGTAAGTGGTCCAATCTATAATGGGATAATCTGTTACGTCTGATTGATCCATTCGGTAAAAAGCCAGAAAATTACTTTTAGGCGACCAATAGGTTCCTTTGTGAATGCCAAACTCGTCTCGGTGCACACTAGTTCCATAAACTACATTATAGCTACCATCCTTTGTGATTTGGATTTCTTCCTTTTCTTTCCCTATGAACAAATTATTCTCTCTGGTAAAAGCCACTTGTTTTTTATCCGGTGATTCTTCCCTATTCTCTTCTGAAAAAAACGGAAACTCTTTAATGCCGGTTTGTTTTGATTTTATGTTGTAGGTAAAAAATTCTCCTTTATTATTCGGGAAAAAAAACCGGGTTGCGTCTATCCAAGCTATATTAGGAAAATCACTTAATGAATCTGACTTTCCTTTTAGTGCAGCATTGATATCATTCAATTTAATTTCATTTACTTTTTTGGCCGAACCATTATCATAGATGGAAAGTGAAGTGTTTTCAACGTAAGCATATTGTTGAGTGCCCGGTATAAATTGAAAATTTTTTAATCGGGCCGGAGCTAAACTTGTTCTGCCTTTCAATACCGCTTCTTTCACTGTCAATAACTTCTGTTGTGCCAAAAAAACGGAGGCGTTTAATACTAAAAATATTAATAATGCTGTTTTTTTCATATTAATTAAATGCTTTACCTATTTCAATTATTAAATTACTATTTTTTTCAAGTGCGTTACCCACCACCACCAAATTGGCGCCGGCTTTTATTATTTGCTTTGCAGAGTTGAATGAGCTGATGCCTCCGCCTACAATTAAAGGAATATTTATATTTTTTTTAATTTTTTTTATTGTTTGGGCTTTAATTGTGTTTTTCGCGCCGCTTCCGGCTTCCAAATATATAGCCTTAAAACCTAATAGCTCTCCCGCAATACAGGTGTTTTTTATTAAATTTATTTGATTGTTTTTTAAAGGATTTGTTTTCGTCACTTTAGACGTGGTGCTTTTGTTGCCCCCATCAATCATCACATACGCTACCGGAATAGAAGGTAATTTATATTTTAAAATATAAGGTGCAGCTTTAATATGCTTATTTATTAAGTACTCCGGATTTCTGCCTGAAATTAAACTTAAAATAAAAATTCCGTCGGCTTCTTTACATAATTGCTTTTCGTCGCCGGGAAAAATAATAACCGGCAACTTTGTTATTTTTTTAATTTTTTGAATAGTAGATTTAAAATTATCTGACTTCAGTTTACTTCCTCCCACCAAAAAGCAAGAGGCGCTGTTTAGTTCAGCCATTTTGATTAATTGCGGATTAAATTTATCCGGATCAATTAACACGGCCAACTGTGCTTTTTTAAAATTTAATTGCGTTATGAATTTTTTAAATTTCATTCAAAATATAGGTCAAGATATAATTTTCTCTCTTTTCGTAATGTAACAAATATTCCTTGTGGTAATTGGGTAAAATTAAAGCAGCCTCAATTTGATTTTTTTCAGGCATTGGTTTTTTTACACGGATATGTCTGATAAAGTCAAGCATTTTTCTTCCATAAGCCTTATAAACTGATTCTTTCACTGACCAAAACAAGGTTAACATTTCAATGTTATTTTTACAGCAAGCCAACTCTTCTTCATTTAAAAATTTGGATTGAATATTAATCACTTTATCTCTCAGTAATTCAATATCCACGCCCGTACTTTCATTATTATTTGTTAAAATAACTAACTTATCGTGTGAGTGTGAAATAGAAATATGAATATTTTCTCCTGCCAAATACGGTTTTTTCTCCGGCGTATAACACAGTTCAAAAAGTCGATTATCAAGCATTTTACTCAATAAAAACTGTACCCCCTTTTTTTCAGCCTCCCTTTTCGTTAATATTTTCCCCTCCTCTATAAATTGCTGCAAATCAAGTATTCCTAAACTTAATTTTTCATTTATTTTGTCAATTTTAACCAATGTATGCTTTGTTGATTACAAACTTATGAATATCTTTGTAATCCTTTAAAAATAAAATAATTAAACTAAAATAAAATGGCAGTAACAGCAACAAAATTTATCAAAAGTAAGGTTAAAGACATGAGCCTTG from Sphingobacteriaceae bacterium includes the following:
- a CDS encoding metallophosphoesterase, producing MFGSSILIFLVVAVIEFYFLQAVKTFVIDLTGIKRDLILYTAYGFTALSFLIGIAAFIYPPPNWNGFFRMVMAISLILFVCKLIGCNFLLIDDIIRFFRWLFKLITVKKEVVEEGVYKISRLKFMSQLAVTFTVIPAVGFLYGIFKGAYKYKIHQVKVPSSKIPDSFDGFKIVQISDIHTGSFLNNSALQEAFDIVMKQGADLILFTGDLVNNKAEETQGFEEIYAKLKAPHGVFSVLGNHDYGDYVQWESAEAKRKNLENLMAVHANAGWKLLMNEHVALEKNGEKIALLGIENWGGNMHFPKYGKMEDAHKGTESYPFKILMSHDPSHWEKQVQADYRDVDLTLSGHTHGMQFGIEIPGFKWSPVKYFYKQWAGLYKSGEQFLYVNRGLGFLGYPGRLGIWPEITVMELKKV
- a CDS encoding D-alanine--D-alanine ligase, whose product is MSKKLKVGIVFGGQSKEREISFAGGRTVYDNLNKSIFEATPIFIDSFGNFIELNWEFVYKGTIRDFYPPVDFLPGGSPFQLYAENLGALSQEQQNALISKIGKRLSIVELKQKIDFAFLCLHGPYGEDGRIQGLFEYVQIPYSGSGILASAIGIDKSVQKELMVNKGFNSPKYLTIAKKDWIEGKIKNIVELVKSKVGFPCVIKPANQGSSIGVSILNNPNELELMSAIEKALFTKWMDAKAWETLTSEQKINFIKTLSDIREGIGMPIQITFPKELNSPVLYDPNKLIEYLDAHLKAELLPTKENGFVLESLDGESTVLIEEFIDGKEFSCIVLENEEGKAIALPPTEIRKGKELFDYRSKYLPGLSRKITPIDLPDTQIEAIRMECEKLFGELHFDVYARIDGFLSKSGKIFLNDPNTTSGMMPSSFFFHQAAEIGLNPSQFLTFIIRTSLAKRFLQSKGNTHFQNLLSQLDALIFSDKNALSNKINVAVILGGYSSERHISVESGRNVFEKLASSEKYFPIPVFLTGNAEDHQMYQLPINLLLKDNADDIKEKVENFKIHPVIENIRKQCESITQKYAAANLISAPEKITYQNLKDKAQQVFIALHGRPGEDGAVQEKLEVIGLPYNGSDRESSSLTIDKYKTNEILKANGFLVAEHALVSKVMWEKNKTEVETLLNNTIKYPFIAKPVDDGCSSAVKKIKTFAEFEAFCKLIFRSDDLLDAAASELLHIKAKEEFPQKNVILVEELISKKDATHFLEITGGMLTRFNEKHQIEYEVFEASEALADGDVLSLEEKFLAGQGQNITPARYSKNSFERQKISDEVKKQLGAAAKVLGVTGYCRIDAFVRIFENCKTEVIFIEVNSLPGMTPATCIFHQAAINQYKPYEFIDKILGFGNARLIGVK
- a CDS encoding alpha-1,2-fucosyltransferase; the protein is MIIVRLQGGLGNQMFQYAFGKTLALKNNTVLKLDLTLLNSSNNADNAIKRDFELDIFNFKYELANENEIAFYNGYPNGNIFQRLLYKFQKFVHPRNLIIQEGNLFNPVYLETSDNACVVGRWQSEKYFEACRGEIINELTIKEELLTNSNYEREILNSNYAVSLHVRREDVVLDNQKKVKRVHLGYNTLSIEYYQKAINYFINENKNCKFFIFSEDLDWCKKNLDFITNAVFVETEKSKKGMAADLHLMSICKSYITSNSTFSWWGAYLGKHQDKKIIAPIEWVNSTFELSPRNIFPESWIKI
- a CDS encoding S9 family peptidase — its product is MKKTALLIFLVLNASVFLAQQKLLTVKEAVLKGRTSLAPARLKNFQFIPGTQQYAYVENTSLSIYDNGSAKKVNEIKLNDINAALKGKSDSLSDFPNIAWIDATRFFFPNNKGEFFTYNIKSKQTGIKEFPFFSEENREESPDKKQVAFTRENNLFIGKEKEEIQITKDGSYNVVYGTSVHRDEFGIHKGTYWSPKSNFLAFYRMDQSDVTDYPIIDWTTYPAQNKNMKYPMAGNKSHYVTLGVYNLTTKTTIYLQTEGPKDQYLTNVSWSPDETKIYIAVLNREQNHFKLNEYNVSDGKYVKTLFEEKDDKYVEPQKPMFFLKNNSSQFIWHSRKDGYNHLYLYDRNGKELKQLTKGNWEVKEFNGFDEKGEWAFFHANEQSPVNQDFYSVNIKSGQVKRLTSGNGFHSCFLNENKTFIIDNFTSCNIPREYNVIQVKNASSKNIFKADNPVNEYQLGKWKMFTLKNKENVDLYSRMFWPVNFDSTKKYPVLVYLYNGPHSQQVTNTWMAGGELWYQYMAQKGFIVFTLDGRGTSYRGKAWEQAIHRQIGTCEMEDQLKGVEYLKSLPYVDANRIGVHGWSYGGFMTTSLMTRNPGVYKVGVAGGPVIDWSYYEIMYGERYMDTPQENKEGYEKNNLLNHVQNLKGKLLMIHGAQDNVVVWQHSILYQKKAVEKGVQLDYYVYPGHEHNVLGKDRVHLMEKVCNYFIDNL
- a CDS encoding phosphoglycerol geranylgeranyltransferase — protein: MKFKKFITQLNFKKAQLAVLIDPDKFNPQLIKMAELNSASCFLVGGSKLKSDNFKSTIQKIKKITKLPVIIFPGDEKQLCKEADGIFILSLISGRNPEYLINKHIKAAPYILKYKLPSIPVAYVMIDGGNKSTTSKVTKTNPLKNNQINLIKNTCIAGELLGFKAIYLEAGSGAKNTIKAQTIKKIKKNINIPLIVGGGISSFNSAKQIIKAGANLVVVGNALEKNSNLIIEIGKAFN
- a CDS encoding 4'-phosphopantetheinyl transferase superfamily protein; protein product: MVKIDKINEKLSLGILDLQQFIEEGKILTKREAEKKGVQFLLSKMLDNRLFELCYTPEKKPYLAGENIHISISHSHDKLVILTNNNESTGVDIELLRDKVINIQSKFLNEEELACCKNNIEMLTLFWSVKESVYKAYGRKMLDFIRHIRVKKPMPEKNQIEAALILPNYHKEYLLHYEKRENYILTYILNEI